From Mucilaginibacter rubeus, a single genomic window includes:
- a CDS encoding RNA polymerase sigma factor, producing the protein MHNTPVSDPELWLAVRNDDEHAFAMLFDRYWVRLYKTALRYLKDREQSEEAVHDVFLNIWERRGQLEIESVPNFLLSAIRYQVYNRMRAAKPPITLELGDLEMSNLPDYNQGDFRIKNQELLQELSQYLEKLPKRCQEIFYMSRMDNLSNQEIAGRLGISKRTVENQITMALKHLRSCFKQVSTILCLYYMFFK; encoded by the coding sequence ATGCACAATACCCCTGTTAGTGATCCGGAGCTTTGGCTTGCCGTGCGTAACGACGATGAGCATGCGTTTGCTATGCTTTTTGACCGTTATTGGGTGAGGTTGTATAAAACTGCCCTCAGATACCTGAAAGACCGCGAGCAAAGCGAAGAGGCAGTACATGATGTTTTCCTGAATATTTGGGAACGCCGCGGTCAACTGGAAATAGAATCTGTTCCTAATTTTTTATTATCGGCCATTCGCTACCAGGTTTACAACCGTATGCGTGCCGCGAAGCCACCAATAACGTTAGAACTTGGCGACCTGGAAATGAGCAACCTGCCAGATTATAATCAGGGCGATTTCCGTATCAAAAACCAGGAACTGTTACAGGAGCTAAGTCAGTACCTGGAAAAGCTACCTAAACGCTGCCAGGAAATATTTTATATGAGCCGTATGGACAACCTGAGCAATCAGGAAATAGCCGGCCGCCTCGGAATATCCAAACGAACCGTCGAAAATCAGATAACCATGGCGCTGAAACATCTGCGGAGCTGCTTTAAACAAGTATCGACTATACTTTGCCTATATTATATGTTTTTTAAATAG